cgtgcaaccaccataacgattttgtggcccattaatcgttaaatgctctttaatatcgtacttccagtcagaatactttttagcacacgaagtatcaatgcctctcaagatcccaggcatatgcccttctccatatctagtacgtccaatatcaaacaaatcatcctaatttacaaacatttattagtaaatatgatatataacataaaatgagaattaacataaaaatacataaactacttacttccaaatgtgcaagtattctttgtttcgagacatttggtacttttgaccattgaggacagtccggatctgtgtactgtcgaacaagtaatccgagctctcttgagaaatttgagttgtaatctccgatctctttatatgttctcccccgcacatcccactcgagatggagaggacgccccaactgttcccttTTTTCCCGCTGTTCAATCCTTTATGGCGTCCACGTTTgtttggaggcgctattgtatgcaaattcaatattttaattaatatggattaattgtttaaatttaaggagtatatcaatgtgtaaagtattacctcgttcacaatcagctgggatatctgacggtccacgtggaggatcgcatcctccaccatcacccctgtgagatcgagcaataacatcagccatatctgtccaattaatcgatattaaaattacatttatcggttaaaaatgactatataaaattaattattgttaaaaataattacttcaacatattataaaattaccacttaattatcattataataatcttcactatcatcatcggtttctatgtgttcatcttcctcttcatcatcttcatattcaacttcctcctcctcctcctcctccacttcctcttcctcctcctccacttcctcttccatttcctcccccctctcctcctcaattgcaacattatgttggcccaatatgggagctcaaaaaatatattttttttccgccaacctacttgctcttttgtacgctttcttttttggccgccataactgacatgcttaccaggaagagaatcGGGTATGAAACTCATTTGTGTGAACATTTCTTGCATGGTTAATGGTTTTGGTGGTAATCTTTTTTCAACgacaccatatgtcttcttgtcccttctaatggcatgtttgattggtaaaaaatgtctatgaccataaaaagcaaccttcttttgtaaacgaatagatggtgttgccacattgtaagtagagcaagcatgataaccttggccagtccatccagaaaggctactccttgctgggtaatcgtttatagtccacatcaaagctTCCCGAAGAGTGAAGATACTACCATCGACTACATCTCGAGTCTGTACACCggtcacccataattcttttaactcatcaatcaatggtcttaagaaaacatcaaaatcttttcctggcGAATGCGGTCCCGGATTTAAtaagctcaacatgaaattagtttctctcatgcacaaccatggtggcaagttatatgtcgtcaacacaaccggccacatactataagaaagactcatattaccaaagggatagaatccatctgcagccaatccaagtcgcacattcctgggttcctttgcaaatgttggattatttcggtcaaagtccttccaagctttcccatcagcaggatgacgcaatacaccatcttcttttatacgttgctcgtgatgccatctcatatgttgagcaatgtgcctcgatgcatattttcgcattaacctaggggttaaaggaaaataacgcatcactttatgagacactttctttcccttggtgttcttgtccacccatcgatcctccccacaaacaggacatttgctttttctagcatgttctttccaaaacagtgcgcaatcatTCTTGCAGACATGAATTGACTCGTAGCCCAATTCAAGTTTAcgcaacaaccttttcgctgcataatgcgattttggaagcttatttggggctggaaatgcatcatgtaacaactccagcattccatcaaatattttgttgggaattttgcccaacactttgaaatgcattaacttcactaggaaattcaatgatgtgtaattttgacacccggggaataatggagcctcgatctcagcaaaaaaatcgttataatgttgcccacctctgtagtctgttgtaggtatctcttgatcgcgctcattctcttcatattcgtcattgtcattttgcataagatcattgagaacatccatcattttgatctatcactttcctcattggtattatttcatcctctccatgccaatgccaattggtatattttcgtagaaaaccatttacaaaaagatgattttctaatacatcaatcgtcttgagtcaacgcactgccgagctctctggagaaaatccatcacaccagcctcatactcgtcggataatcgatctgtcaaattaatccagctcttgtcgatcgacattgtatgaatgcAGCACTGAACagaacactaatcatcaaacttacaatcaatttgtgtgtgtgtcctaattaagagagaggcaaatgtaagagtcttcaatgactcactctctctgaacgggtctaaggcttcttgtgatgaacactaaaaaaatataatattatcactaggtgataataacactatcatatctttggtaataatttcttattaccaaagaaaaaagcaaataaaattaaatatgtttttttaatgtcttatgctctttgaagttaattatgttgttttatgatatctaactataatatatttaagtgtaaatattattaaaattatttaaatttgacatatttttttaattttaattttaattttaataatgattaaaactaacaaatattaattttaattttaataatggttttctaataatatatttgttaattttatttaatcagaactaacaaatatttttttttttacatattaatttagtatttattaaattgcatattttacttatgctttattgaatagttttattaatttaaacaaaatttctaagatttgtttaaaatttatttaattactttaggatttaattattacttaaattatttaattactgtttatttttattaaaatttagttgcataatgttaatgttaattttctttaatcttaattttaaaatatattattttacttatcaattcactatttatcaaattataaattttattgagtacttctactaatattcacaatatctctaaattttacaattctataaaaaattcggcagcataacgactatattttcatctatcccaaaatttaaaatcctgcaaataatacataaaaaatatccagacccagatcatgcagagagcaatacaaatacattttaaacggctatataatttataattattagtctaaattttattaattattcaattttctaagcaaaatatcaaaattctactaaaaattaacaacaacaaatcatcaatatttataaaatctgattttttactactaacataaccaaaaaaattaaaattgacatcAACAATATACTAACATTAgcaccaaaattttcaaattaacactcaaatatttaatatatttactaatatgtttaatacacataaatttcaccaaaacaacatagaatctattttaataaaaaaaaaaactaattaatcatataacaattttctaattcctaatatcatttttactaataaatatttttaaaacctaaaaataaatacattctatctaatataataatttcagatttttattaaaattaatattattttatttatataaaaaaaaacataaattattcaaaaattgaattttttttttaaaaaaaatagaaaaattagaaACAACTTACCAACACCTTCAATATCTTGCAAACTATCTCTCTAGTCCAACAAAAACCGcacccaaccttcaaacaaaaattacaaaatatcattaccatttcataaatatatatatatatatatatataaaatgaataaataaacctTACCTTTAACAAATAGAGAAAAACTCCTTCACCCTTGGCAATTTTGGGGCTTAAAACCGAGATTTTTGGGCCGAAAATGGAGGTTTTCGACGGAGGGAGGCGGACGGCTCGGAGAAAGCAGAGGGAAAccagagaggaaggagaaggggcttCGCGGCTATTGGGTATATTTAtaaaccctataccgagaacatgttctcggtatagcaaCTAACCCTATTCAAAACCGCGAAAATGTCCCACGCATATGAAATGTCTATACCAAGAACACGTTGTCGGtataatgttctcggtatagaaccttttttttgtagtgttgtaaataaaattttcaatataTAATTAATGCAGAGTAAACAGGTCTAATATAATATGAAAAATTAAGTTATGGTAAATGACTAAGGGACAACCAGACTACTAGACTACAAGTAACGCTCAGAAATAATTTCAAAGACAGATATTTTGGTTCATTTATCACATTACCATGCAGGGATTTCAAATCTTAACTGGCAAAAGAGTAAGAAAAGTTCTTTTTTGCTTCATATTTAAGGATGTTACAAACGTTGTAATATCCGAATACAATGTACTATACTATAGTCTATACTACAGGCTTcacatatattattatatatatatatgtaggatAATTATTATATTTCATTTTGTGGGGCGATGGGTACTACATTATCTATActttagaaaacataaattaataaataagaattttattttaattttttttctaattatgtGGTGAATATTAACTTATACAATCAAGCACATATATTTAACAAACTTATACAATCAAGCAGAATAATGTAACAAAATGCCGTAACATAATGGAAAGCTTgcacatacatatatacattgtGTCATATCTTATTAAAAGTAATTAACCTTTCAAAAATAATGTCAAACAAGTCTTACATTTCACTAAACCAGATAGTTTTGGAGTTACAATatataaacaaacaaacaaaaaatcgTGATAGTAATTCAATGGAATTttttgtctatatatatatatatttcattgaGAAGTATAATTGTTGTATAATAATAAATGCTTCTGAAAAAAAGAGACAAATATCCATTATAATTAAAGGTACTTGTTTTGGCACAGTCACgaccaataaaaaaaaattatatagacAACATTTAGTAGAAGCAGATTATTTTTTGACCATTCAAATTATGGAGAAAACAAAACTTTTGTATCCTGAATTTAAAGAGTAtcccagattttttttttttaatttatgaaaagGTACATACACAACACAAATTTGCCAAATACTCATAAACAAACCATCATATATATACGACAGCGTTTCACAAGTAAACGGCACAAAAGGAAACAAAACTGGCAAAACCTTATCTTCATACCCTCTCAAAAAGAacccaagaaaaaaaaaagcattaaaaaaaaaaattaaatgacgaatttaataataaaaacataACCCCCTAAATTCTCTCCTCTTGTAATATAATAGGTACTGTTTCATTCAGTACTGTACCATTATGTCTTCtcattcttcttcttcgtcttcaCTTGTCTTAATCTATTGAGACTCCATTATTGTTCTTTTCATGCAAAAAATCGAAGTAGTACAGTACTTCCAGTAGTCCCAGTTCCTTGTTCTTCACATATCTTCTTCCCTACCTAGCTTTGTCCCAAAAAAATGGCTCCTACTACTCGCCAAAGCAAGAGCCAAACATCCCTTCTTAGCCAGAAACCTGAGACTAAGATATCGAAGAAGGTTCCTGCTGTTCGTCGAAGGAATCCAAGGAAATTAGTGCCAAGCTTTGGTAATGTCGAGGAAGATGTTCTTGCACATATCTTCACATATTTGCCACCCAGAAAACTGGTGCAACTCAGCGTCATGTCCAAACGTTTCAAGGAAACGTGGCGATACTGCCGAAACCTTGTGTTCGGCAATGACTTCTACAGACGCCTCAGCAACCGAGACGAGTTCGTCGATGTGATCAACCACATTATGGACAGTCACATCGGCGAAGTCATCGACTCCTTTCATATCTTGATGGATCCAACTGATGAAGATAAAAGTCTCTCTCGATGGATCAAAAAGGCCCTCGAAAAGGGTACGAAGGTGCTCGATCTAGATTTCGACATATCGCTAAAGCCTTTCGCCTTCCCTTACGTGTTAATGGACTCCAAATTCCTCAGGACCGTGAGGCTCAAATACTGTATTGTCACTCTCCCACCAGTGACGACTCCTGTCAAAGGGTTGAGATTCTTGACCACTTTGGTGCTGAGGAAAGTTCACATTACCGACTTCACAATCCGAAGGATTTTCAAAAACTGTTGGAATCTGGAGACCTTGGACATGTCCGAGTGTAATGGGGCCAGCCACATAAGTTTTTCAACCCATTGCAACAAGAGGTTTAAGACGTTGAAAGTTGGGAATTGTTCGGAACTTTTCTATGTTGATGTTGACTGTCCAACCCTTCTGTCACTCCATTATTCTGGAACTCTTCAAGGTCTTCGGATCTTGAACAACCCAAGAACTTCCAAGTTGGATGATGTGATGCTCAATTTCGAGGCCCCTAGAACAGGAATCACTCCCCACTACCTAGTCGAGAGGCTTCTCACTCACAACATCAGCA
This genomic interval from Humulus lupulus chromosome 8, drHumLupu1.1, whole genome shotgun sequence contains the following:
- the LOC133793638 gene encoding uncharacterized protein LOC133793638, with protein sequence MQEMFTQMSFIPDSLPGKHREKREQLGRPLHLEWDVRGRTYKEIGDYNSNFSRELGLLVRQYTDPDCPQWSKVPNVSKQRILAHLEDDLFDIGRTRYGEGHMPGILRGIDTSCAKKYSDWKYDIKEHLTINGPQNRYGGCTDTQWQKAIEFFRRLEITVLISC
- the LOC133793640 gene encoding putative FBD-associated F-box protein At1g61330; the protein is MAPTTRQSKSQTSLLSQKPETKISKKVPAVRRRNPRKLVPSFGNVEEDVLAHIFTYLPPRKLVQLSVMSKRFKETWRYCRNLVFGNDFYRRLSNRDEFVDVINHIMDSHIGEVIDSFHILMDPTDEDKSLSRWIKKALEKGTKVLDLDFDISLKPFAFPYVLMDSKFLRTVRLKYCIVTLPPVTTPVKGLRFLTTLVLRKVHITDFTIRRIFKNCWNLETLDMSECNGASHISFSTHCNKRFKTLKVGNCSELFYVDVDCPTLLSLHYSGTLQGLRILNNPRTSKLDDVMLNFEAPRTGITPHYLVERLLTHNISTVSVLTITSTVLEGATARMRNGVFASLNLCLWNLKELQVFMDNTSFCNGVDIADFVGKCPRLEKLFVDINNVNFAGDLYWQLHQKPFIDTFSTVFQNLKVMKVKGFKFLGQEIEMVRLFLRRSFQMEEMILVYPKNKDQIIHDIEPSNDAVFSGLFQNWKASPKVQILVRENSSDKTISAKHLRKWY